A region from the Rhodamnia argentea isolate NSW1041297 chromosome 7, ASM2092103v1, whole genome shotgun sequence genome encodes:
- the LOC115737832 gene encoding LOW QUALITY PROTEIN: LOB domain-containing protein 20 (The sequence of the model RefSeq protein was modified relative to this genomic sequence to represent the inferred CDS: deleted 2 bases in 1 codon), which yields MSLSSPSLTKHNVSLSLSLSPSFTSFNSPRLARALHASNVPSSASPFSPFGHKPPPFSVLYHASSNIYRNLLLLDSPTTTNERIGTDLSMDGMQGDGMSDDRRKGRSAARRAIPPVESAAEEVAAPPNGAPCGACKFLRRKCTKGCIFAPYFGSDQGAAKFAAVHKVFGASNVSKLLLHIPVDRRQDAVVTVSHEAQARLADPVYGCVSTILALQQQVATLQAELSLVHTQLMSSRYAVANAFQTPEMQQPQPPRPYLLPMLQPEYSNNSSATSNNFINIGSFAGASNFDIGAAASSHTLEPLPQFPHPPRDEDEGEGEGGEEEGEEESHVPAIFGDEIFRGR from the exons atgtctctctcttctccatctctcACCAAACataacgtctctctctctctctctctctctccctcttttaccTCATTCAactcgcctcgcctcgccagGGCGCTTCACGCGAGCAACGTGCCATCGTccgcttctcctttttctccatttgGACACAAGCCACCACCCTTTTCTGTCTTATATCACGCATCAAGTAACATCTACCGCAACCTTCTCCTTCTTGATTCACCCACTACCACCAACGAAAGGATTGGCACCGACCTCAGCATGGATGGGATGCAAGGTGATGGCATGTCGGATGATCGGCGCAAGGGCCGCAGCGCAGCCAGGCGTGCCATTCCCCCAGTGGAATCGGCGGCCGAGGAGGTGGCGGCGCCTCCTAATGGGGCACCATGCGGTGCGTGCAAGTTCTTGAGGAGGAAGTGCACCAAGGGGTGCATATTCGCGCCCTATTTTGGGTCGGATCAGGGGGCAGCTAAATTCGCTGCTGTGCACAAGGTGTTTGGGGCGAGCAATGTGTCCAAGCTGCTCCTTCACATTCCTGTCGACAGGAGGCAGGATGCAGTTGTGACGGTCTCGCACGAAGCCCAGGCGAGGCTGGCAGATCCCGTTTATGGCTGCGTGTCGACCATCCTCGCATTGCAACAACAG GTGGCGACCCTGCAAGCTGAGCTCTCTCTGGTGCATACGCAGCTGATGAGCAGCCGATACGCGGTGGCGAATGCCTTCCAGACCCCGGAGATGCAGCAGCCCCAGCCGCCCCGCCCCTACCTCCTCCCGATGCTGCAACCAGAGTACTCCAACAACTCCTCCGCCACCTCCAACAACTTCATCAACATTGGCAGCTTCGCCGGCGCCAGCAACTTCGACATCGGCGCCGCAGCGTCCTCCCACACCCTGGAGCCCCTTCCCCAGTTCCCGCACCCGCCCAGGGACGAGGacgagggggagggggag gggggggaggaggagggggaagaGGAGAGCCATGTGCCCGCCATTTTCGGGGACGAAATCTTCCGTGGAAGGTGA
- the LOC115737831 gene encoding probable zinc metalloprotease EGY1, chloroplastic — protein MGKIVAKTGVTRTRKILRGRPKGHKQRIGYFFSNSSEEDIPPPSSSSSGSVVSFSPPLSLSLSLSSPRFWRQISRNSRFILRDFHQLQSCPTFADAAAARRFSSRSMGTLTSWSFGALNIKLRSLPVARARGVVARCFEPAKSRGSCFLCGRGVSVSYRRLDRFRRFGNSDGDGDYRPEGESDSGKESSVTTAPPPPEEAEERSRAEFESEKIPSRLPETPSFGPTYTSFQVDSFKLLELLGPEKVDPADVKLIKEKLFGYSTFWVTKEEPFGDLGEGILFLGNLRAKREDVFAKLQKQLVEVSGDKYNLFMVEEPNSEGPDPRGGPRVSFGLLRKEVSEPRPTTLWQYVIALLLFLLTIGSSVELGIASQINRLPPEVVKYFTDPDAAEPPDMALLFPFVEYALPLAYGVLGVLIFHEVGHLLAALPKKVKLSIPYFIPNITLGSFGAITQFKSILPDRTTKVDISLAGPFAGAALSFSMFAVGLLVSSNPDASGDLVQVPSMLFQGSLLLGLISRATLGYAAMHAATVSIHPLVIAGWCGLTTSAFNMLPVGCLDGGRAVQGAFGKSVLLGSGLTTYTMLGLGVLGGPLSLPWGLYVLICQRTPEKPCLNDVSEVGTWRKAVVVAAVMLVVLTLLPIWDELAEELGIGLVTTF, from the exons ATGGGTAAAATTGTGGCGAAGACGGGCGTTACCCGGACCCGCAAAATCCTACGTGGACGCCCAAAAGGGCACAAGCAACGAATTGGATATTTCTTCTCAAATTCCAGTGAAGAAGATATCCCTCCTCCCTCGAGTTCGAGCTCCGGCTCCGTAGTCTCCTTCagtccacctctctctctctctctctcgctctcttccCCCCGTTTTTGGCGCCAAATTTCGAGGAATTCCCGATTCATTTTGCGCGATTTTCACCAACTCCAGTCTTGTCCGACCTTCGCCGACGCTGCTGCCGCGAGGAGGTTCTCGTCGCGGTCGATGGGAACTCTCACGAGCTGGAGTTTCGGCGCGCTCAACATCAAGCTCCGCTCGTTGCCCGTAGCCCGCGCTCGCGGCGTCGTAGCTCGGTGCTTCGAGCCCGCGAAGTCGAGGGGCTCGTGTTTTTTGTGCGGAAGAGGTGTTTCGGTTTCGTATAGGAGGTTAGATAGGTTCAGGCGATTCGGCAACAGCGATGGTGATGGCGATTATAGACCGGAGGGCGAGAGTGACTCGGGGAAAGAGTCGAGCGTCACGACTGCGCCACCGCCGCCCGAAGAGGCTGAAGAGAGAAGCCGCGCCGAGTTCGAGTCAGAGAAGATTCCGTCCAGG CTGCCAGAAACACCTTCATTTGGACCGACTTACACTAGCTTTCAAGTAGACTCTTTTAAACTTCTGGAGCTTCTCGGACCAGAAAAAGTTGATCCTGCTGATGTAAAGCTAATCAAAGAAAAGCTCTTTGGCTACTCAACATTTTGGGTTACAAAGGAAGAGCCATTTGGAGACCTGGGTGAAGGTATACTTTTTCTTGGAAATCTCAGGGCAAAGAGGGAAGATGTGTTTGCCAAGCTGCAAAAACAGCTTGTTGAAGTCTCTGGAGATAAGTACAATCTTTTCATGGTTGAGGAACCCAACTCAGAAGGACCTGACCCTCGAGGGGGGCCACGCGTTAGCTTTGGTTTGTTGAGGAAAGAGGTCTCGGAACCTAGACCAACAACTCTTTGGCAGTATGTGATAGCTCTATTGCTATTTCTTTTAACCATTGGTTCATCAGTGGAGCTGGGAATTGCGTCTCAG ATAAATCGTCTTCCACCGGAAGTTGTGAAATACTTCACTGATCCAGATGCTGCTGAACCACCAGATATGGCGCTGCTATTTCCATTCGTGGAATATGCGTTGCCCCTAGCATATGGTGTCTTGGGGGTTCTAATATTTCAT GAAGTTGGGCATTTGCTTGCTGCCTTGCCAAAGAAAGTTAAGTTGAGCATTCCTTACTTTATTCCCAACATCACTCTTGGAAGTTTTGGTGCCATTACTCAG TTCAAGTCAATCCTTCCTGATCGGACTACAAAAGTTGACATTTCCCTGGCTGGGCCTTTTGCTGGTGCTGCCCTCTCTTTCTCAATGTTCGCTGTTGGTCTTCTGGTTTCATCGAATCCTGATGCTTCCGGAGATTTGGTGCAAGTTCCTAGTATGTTGTTTCAAGGTTCTTTGCTTCTTGGACTCATCAGTAGAGCAACTCTTGGTTATGC GGCAATGCATGCTGCTACTGTTTCGATTCATCCTCTTGTGATTGCAGGATG GTGTGGATTGACTACATCAGCCTTCAATATGCTTCCTGTAGGATGCTTAGATGGTGGAAGAGCTGTGCAG GGTGCTTTTGGTAAAAGTGTTCTACTAGGATCTGGTCTGACCACTTATACAATGTTGGGATTAGGAGTG TTGGGGGGACCTTTGTCACTTCCTTGGGGGCTTTATGTTTTGATTTGTCAG AGAACCCCGGAGAAACCATGCTTGAACGATGTATCAGAAGTCGGGACATGGAGGAAAGCAGTGGTGGTAGCAGCTGTCATGCTCGTTGTGCTGACACTCCTCCCAATATGGGACGAGCTGGCAGAAGAGCTAGGCATAGGCCTTGTGACAACATTCTGA